The Toxorhynchites rutilus septentrionalis strain SRP chromosome 3, ASM2978413v1, whole genome shotgun sequence genome includes a region encoding these proteins:
- the LOC129778407 gene encoding E3 ubiquitin-protein ligase RNF13 isoform X1, producing the protein MTLTIMAGLPARHYLANYRLVILFSVFLLKSAKADILVYKNLQLLEEFRDFPAVFGGDIPESGLKVRAVQASPPDGCSAMDGPPDNVTSIAPIGGSTRFAAVIARYNCSFEEKVRNAQRAGFAAVIVHNVGSNDLERMSANHAEDIVIPSVFIGQDNGVLIIENYIYPLNYALIITDDVPFNINNNLIIPFAIVVGLSFIIMICFLIIRCIREHRRSLRHRLPNKILKKIPIVKFAKGMQYDTCAICLDDYIENERLRVLPCHHAYHMKCIDPWLTKNRRVCPICKRTVVARGERRPRIPRSSTDSLSSSDADENTPLLNPAEITSVSVAPSVAATSQNNGNAATHASQSANDDHVVNVNGTDDDNDDELLDDNNVQSMTNFKIRMLLTRSHLIDALRRDGTLPATTAQRNSSNESSTNEGGGESSFSPIGEETRPTGTWNQFMRQLRSLGGRQREQQLLSDDDVEPATEGPNGSSSDSSSSSSRMAISATAASNNILNSNLSGSFHGDDTTDDEIVGANRRDNNVKRSQKRPAPSSDLPSTSGTNGSGSNEVARLGVAALPNVNFNPNQPTRGSNRRGASRSGNESGNNYPV; encoded by the exons TTTTCGGGGGAGATATTCCCGAGAGTGGTCTCAAAGTTCGGGCGGTACAAGCATCACCCCCAGATGGGTGCTCCGCTATGGATGGTCCGCCAGACAACGTGACATCGATAGCGCCCATCGGTGGATCGACGCGTTTTGCTGCCGTGATTGCGAG GTACAATTGCTCATTCGAGGAGAAAGTTCGCAATGCACAGAGAGCTGGATTTGCGGCAGTGATTGTCCACAATGTCGGAAGCAATGATTTGG AACGAATGTCAGCCAACCACGCGGAGGACATTGTAATTCCATCGGTGTTCATCGGCCAGGACAATGGTGTGCTTATTATCGAAAACTACATATATCCTCTGAATTACGCTCTGATAATAACGGATGACGTTCCGTTCAACATCAATAATAACCTAATAATTCCGTTTGCTATTGTTGTGGGATTGTCGTTCATCATAATG ATTTGCTTCTTGATAATACGATGCATACGCGAGCATCGTCGTTCGCTAAGGCATCGATTGCCAAACAAAATCCTGAAAAAGATTCCAATCGTGAAGTTCGCCAAAGGGATGCAGTATGACACGTGTGCCATCTGTCTGGACGattatattgaaaatgaacGGCTACGAGTACTTCCCTGTCATCACG CCTACCACATGAAATGTATCGATCCATGGTTGACGAAAAATCGTCGTGTGTGCCCTATCTGCAAGCGTACGGTGGTTGCTCGGGGTGAACGCAGACCTAGAATACCGCGATCATCTACTGATAGCTTGTCTTCTTCGGATGCCGATGAAAATACACCACTACTGAATCCAGCTGAAATCACTTCAGTCTCCGTTGCGCCTTCAGTTGCAGCCACATCGCAGAATAATGGAAACGCTGCAACCCATGCTTCACAATCTGCAAACGATGACCACGTGGTAAATGTAAATGgtactgatgatgataatgatgacgAATTGCTCGACGACAACAATGTTCAATCCATGACCAACTTTAAGATTAGAATGTTGTTAACGAGATCCCATTTAATCGATGCTCTCCGCCGGGACGGGACACTGCCAGCAACTACTGCTCAACGAAACAGCAGTAACGAAAGCAGTACCAACGAGGGAGGTGGTGAATCGTCGTTCAGTCCAATTGGAGAGGAAACCCGCCCAACTGGCACCTGGAACCAATTCATGAG ACAACTACGCTCCCTTGGCGGTAGACAGCGAGAACAGCAGCTACTTTCGGACGACGATGTGGAACCAGCAACGGAAGGACCGAACGGCAGTAGCAGTGATtccagtagcagcagcagtcgCATGGCTATCAGTGCCACCGCAGCTAGCAACAATATTCTCAACAGTAATCTCAGCGGTTCGTTCCACGGTGATGACACGACCGACGATGAGATAGTGGGTGCAAATCGCCGAGATAATAACGTAAAGAGGTCCCAAAAACGCCCGGCGCCGTCATCGGATCTGCCGTCAACGAGCGGTACGAACGGCAGCGGTTCCAACGAGGTCGCTCGTTTGGGGGTGGCAGCACTACCAAATGTTAATTTTAATCCAAATCAACCGACTCGGGGCTCGAACCGAAGAGGAGCGAGCCGAAGCGGAAATGAATCGGGAAATAACTATCCCGTGTAA
- the LOC129778407 gene encoding E3 ubiquitin-protein ligase Godzilla isoform X2 has translation MSEAMIWTEGIFPCNNLSVERMSANHAEDIVIPSVFIGQDNGVLIIENYIYPLNYALIITDDVPFNINNNLIIPFAIVVGLSFIIMICFLIIRCIREHRRSLRHRLPNKILKKIPIVKFAKGMQYDTCAICLDDYIENERLRVLPCHHAYHMKCIDPWLTKNRRVCPICKRTVVARGERRPRIPRSSTDSLSSSDADENTPLLNPAEITSVSVAPSVAATSQNNGNAATHASQSANDDHVVNVNGTDDDNDDELLDDNNVQSMTNFKIRMLLTRSHLIDALRRDGTLPATTAQRNSSNESSTNEGGGESSFSPIGEETRPTGTWNQFMRQLRSLGGRQREQQLLSDDDVEPATEGPNGSSSDSSSSSSRMAISATAASNNILNSNLSGSFHGDDTTDDEIVGANRRDNNVKRSQKRPAPSSDLPSTSGTNGSGSNEVARLGVAALPNVNFNPNQPTRGSNRRGASRSGNESGNNYPV, from the exons ATGTCGGAAGCAATGATTTGG ACTGAAGGTATTTTTCCCTGCAACAACCTATCCGTAGAACGAATGTCAGCCAACCACGCGGAGGACATTGTAATTCCATCGGTGTTCATCGGCCAGGACAATGGTGTGCTTATTATCGAAAACTACATATATCCTCTGAATTACGCTCTGATAATAACGGATGACGTTCCGTTCAACATCAATAATAACCTAATAATTCCGTTTGCTATTGTTGTGGGATTGTCGTTCATCATAATG ATTTGCTTCTTGATAATACGATGCATACGCGAGCATCGTCGTTCGCTAAGGCATCGATTGCCAAACAAAATCCTGAAAAAGATTCCAATCGTGAAGTTCGCCAAAGGGATGCAGTATGACACGTGTGCCATCTGTCTGGACGattatattgaaaatgaacGGCTACGAGTACTTCCCTGTCATCACG CCTACCACATGAAATGTATCGATCCATGGTTGACGAAAAATCGTCGTGTGTGCCCTATCTGCAAGCGTACGGTGGTTGCTCGGGGTGAACGCAGACCTAGAATACCGCGATCATCTACTGATAGCTTGTCTTCTTCGGATGCCGATGAAAATACACCACTACTGAATCCAGCTGAAATCACTTCAGTCTCCGTTGCGCCTTCAGTTGCAGCCACATCGCAGAATAATGGAAACGCTGCAACCCATGCTTCACAATCTGCAAACGATGACCACGTGGTAAATGTAAATGgtactgatgatgataatgatgacgAATTGCTCGACGACAACAATGTTCAATCCATGACCAACTTTAAGATTAGAATGTTGTTAACGAGATCCCATTTAATCGATGCTCTCCGCCGGGACGGGACACTGCCAGCAACTACTGCTCAACGAAACAGCAGTAACGAAAGCAGTACCAACGAGGGAGGTGGTGAATCGTCGTTCAGTCCAATTGGAGAGGAAACCCGCCCAACTGGCACCTGGAACCAATTCATGAG ACAACTACGCTCCCTTGGCGGTAGACAGCGAGAACAGCAGCTACTTTCGGACGACGATGTGGAACCAGCAACGGAAGGACCGAACGGCAGTAGCAGTGATtccagtagcagcagcagtcgCATGGCTATCAGTGCCACCGCAGCTAGCAACAATATTCTCAACAGTAATCTCAGCGGTTCGTTCCACGGTGATGACACGACCGACGATGAGATAGTGGGTGCAAATCGCCGAGATAATAACGTAAAGAGGTCCCAAAAACGCCCGGCGCCGTCATCGGATCTGCCGTCAACGAGCGGTACGAACGGCAGCGGTTCCAACGAGGTCGCTCGTTTGGGGGTGGCAGCACTACCAAATGTTAATTTTAATCCAAATCAACCGACTCGGGGCTCGAACCGAAGAGGAGCGAGCCGAAGCGGAAATGAATCGGGAAATAACTATCCCGTGTAA